A window of Rhodococcus sp. SGAir0479 contains these coding sequences:
- a CDS encoding tyrosine-type recombinase/integrase: MSDDGRLLDAWFGEFLVHRSTAKPSPHTLKAYRQDFAGICEHLSAQTGVPAQQLTVDVITKQAMQQAFASFAATHEVASIRRCWSTWNTLCDFLFSLDAIVANPMSAVLRPKAAKRIPKALPADAVARLIATLQEDDRDGVRPWGERDFAIILTALLTGMRSSELIAVNIGDVRGVSEAGTDAVRVILVRGKGSKERVATAEPALVATLTGYLESRAARFPDSTKRRVPTDAAVWQRFRGSDPLFVGADGARITRGTLQYRVLRAYRRAGINGERAKGALTHQFRHTFATNMADENVSIFTLMRMLGHESMNTTQVYTEGAGTGVREAAARNPLYRLLDGV, encoded by the coding sequence GTGAGCGACGATGGACGACTTCTCGACGCCTGGTTCGGCGAATTCCTGGTGCACCGCAGCACCGCCAAACCGTCTCCCCACACCCTCAAGGCGTACCGGCAGGACTTTGCGGGGATCTGCGAGCACCTGTCCGCGCAGACCGGGGTGCCGGCGCAACAGCTCACCGTGGACGTGATCACCAAGCAGGCGATGCAGCAGGCGTTCGCGTCGTTCGCGGCCACCCACGAGGTGGCGTCGATCCGGCGTTGTTGGTCCACCTGGAACACCCTGTGCGACTTCCTGTTCTCGCTCGACGCGATCGTCGCGAACCCGATGTCGGCCGTGCTGCGACCCAAGGCCGCCAAGCGCATCCCCAAGGCGCTGCCCGCGGACGCCGTGGCGCGGCTGATCGCGACCCTGCAGGAGGACGACCGGGACGGTGTCCGGCCGTGGGGCGAACGGGACTTCGCGATCATCCTCACGGCGTTGCTCACCGGGATGCGGTCGTCGGAGCTGATCGCCGTGAACATCGGTGACGTGCGGGGTGTCTCCGAGGCGGGCACCGACGCGGTGCGGGTGATCCTCGTGCGCGGCAAGGGCAGCAAGGAACGTGTCGCGACCGCGGAGCCGGCACTGGTGGCCACCCTGACGGGATACCTGGAGTCGCGCGCCGCGCGCTTTCCCGACTCGACCAAACGCCGGGTGCCTACGGATGCGGCCGTGTGGCAGCGATTCCGCGGTAGCGATCCCCTGTTCGTCGGCGCCGACGGGGCGCGCATCACCCGCGGGACACTGCAGTACCGCGTGCTGCGGGCCTACCGGCGCGCCGGGATCAACGGTGAACGCGCCAAAGGTGCCCTGACCCATCAGTTCCGGCACACGTTCGCCACCAACATGGCCGACGAGAACGTCAGCATCTTCACCCTCATGCGGATGCTGGGGCACGAGTCGATGAACACCACGCAGGTCTACACGGAGGGCGCCGGGACCGGCGTGCGGGAGGCGGCGGCCCGTAACCCGCTCTACCGCCTTCTCGACGGCGTCTGA
- a CDS encoding MFS transporter has protein sequence MIIGVLMLVEIISAFETSMVYAAIPTFIKEFNSDAATVGWAVTAFLLVAAASAAVCGRLGDMYGRERVLVVLLAAAAIGSVISAIGDSIGSIIVGRAIQGVAGAILPLCIGLAREHLPAIKVPVAIAVISGSAVAAGSASLLVAGYMLDHASWHMIFVVAAVYAVMALLLVLFVLPWRPPVGTTQRVDYLGTVAFAPAIAAVLLGINKSGAWGWTDAKTLGLIIGGIAVLALWVLWELRVTDPIVNVRLFTDRKVALTMLATLAISVGPLGISTMIIPLILQSPTSAPFGLGISPTNAGWLSFIGSMFGFVCTPLSGRISRAVGSRSAMLLGTTLFTISSAMLIIFHDSVAGMVAMIITVSVGTAFAYTAMPNLIVEAVPESNTSEATGTNSVLRTGGQGIGTSIATMLLASSATAAGSAAPTVSGLNTVATMMVVLGLVTIGFTLLIRRGSVFKDA, from the coding sequence GTGATCATCGGCGTCCTCATGCTGGTCGAGATCATCAGCGCGTTCGAGACGTCGATGGTGTACGCCGCCATCCCCACGTTCATCAAGGAGTTCAACAGCGACGCCGCGACGGTCGGCTGGGCCGTGACGGCCTTCCTGCTGGTCGCGGCGGCGTCCGCCGCGGTGTGCGGCCGCCTCGGTGACATGTACGGCCGCGAGCGCGTCCTCGTGGTCCTGCTGGCCGCGGCCGCCATCGGCTCGGTCATCAGCGCGATCGGCGACAGCATCGGCAGCATCATCGTCGGGCGCGCCATCCAGGGCGTCGCCGGCGCGATCCTCCCGCTGTGCATCGGCCTGGCACGCGAGCACCTGCCGGCGATCAAGGTGCCGGTCGCGATCGCGGTCATCTCCGGTTCGGCGGTCGCCGCCGGTTCCGCGTCGCTCCTGGTCGCCGGTTACATGCTCGACCACGCCAGCTGGCACATGATTTTCGTCGTCGCGGCCGTCTACGCGGTGATGGCGCTGCTGCTGGTGCTGTTCGTCCTGCCGTGGCGTCCCCCGGTGGGCACCACGCAACGCGTGGACTACCTCGGCACCGTCGCGTTCGCGCCGGCCATCGCCGCGGTCCTGCTGGGCATCAACAAGTCCGGCGCGTGGGGGTGGACGGACGCCAAGACCCTGGGTCTCATCATCGGCGGTATCGCGGTGCTGGCGCTCTGGGTGCTGTGGGAACTGCGGGTGACGGACCCGATCGTCAACGTGCGCCTGTTCACCGACCGCAAGGTCGCGCTCACGATGCTGGCCACCCTGGCGATCTCCGTCGGCCCGCTGGGCATCAGCACCATGATCATCCCGCTGATCCTGCAGTCGCCCACGTCGGCGCCGTTCGGTCTGGGCATCTCCCCCACCAACGCCGGCTGGCTGTCGTTCATCGGATCGATGTTCGGCTTCGTCTGCACCCCGCTCAGCGGTCGCATCTCGCGGGCCGTCGGGTCCCGCTCGGCGATGCTGCTCGGCACCACGCTGTTCACGATCAGCTCCGCGATGCTCATCATCTTCCACGACTCGGTCGCCGGCATGGTCGCGATGATCATCACGGTGTCGGTGGGCACCGCGTTCGCGTACACCGCGATGCCGAACCTCATCGTCGAGGCGGTGCCGGAGTCCAATACCAGCGAGGCGACGGGCACCAACTCGGTGCTGCGCACCGGCGGTCAGGGCATCGGTACCTCGATCGCGACGATGCTGCTCGCGTCCTCGGCGACGGCGGCCGGCAGCGCCGCCCCCACGGTCAGCGGTCTCAACACCGTCGCGACCATGATGGTGGTGCTCGGTCTGGTGACGATCGGCTTCACGCTGTTGATTCGCCGCGGCAGCGTCTTCAAGGACGCCTGA
- a CDS encoding NAD(P)/FAD-dependent oxidoreductase: MSTPSPEPHRHRVVVIGSGFGGLFATQALKRAPVDVTLVARTTHHLFQPLLYQVATGILSVGDIAPATRMVLRKQKNVEVLLGDVEAIDLAAGKVTSRLLERETVTEFDSLIVAAGAGQSYFGNDHFAEFAPGMKTIDDALELRGRILGAFEQAELSDDPEERRRLLTFVVVGAGPTGVELAGQIAELAHRTLAGAFRRIDPRESRVILLDGAPAVLPVYGGKLSRKAAERLEKLGVEIQLNAMVTDVDVDGLVVRHKDGSETRIESQCKVWSAGVQASPLGRQLGEQSGAEVDRAGRVHVNPDLTLPGYPNVFVIGDMMSLDKLPGLAQVAMQGGKYAAKQIKASLDGASPGDRPPFKYFDKGSMATISRYSAVAKVGKLEITGFIGWVMWLVIHLMYLIGFRSRLSTVISWTVSFIGRGRAQMASTEQQVFARNAIDELQEQSRSRHADRSREAG; encoded by the coding sequence ATGAGCACCCCCTCGCCAGAGCCGCATCGTCACCGTGTCGTGGTCATCGGATCGGGATTCGGAGGCCTCTTCGCCACCCAGGCCCTCAAACGCGCCCCCGTCGACGTCACCCTCGTCGCCCGGACGACGCACCACCTCTTCCAGCCGCTGCTGTACCAGGTGGCCACCGGCATCCTGTCCGTCGGCGACATCGCGCCGGCCACCCGGATGGTGCTGCGGAAACAGAAGAACGTGGAGGTGCTGCTCGGCGACGTCGAGGCGATCGACCTCGCGGCCGGCAAGGTCACCTCGCGTCTCCTCGAGCGCGAGACCGTGACCGAGTTCGATTCCCTCATCGTCGCGGCCGGAGCCGGGCAGTCCTACTTCGGCAACGACCATTTCGCCGAGTTCGCGCCCGGCATGAAGACCATCGACGACGCCCTCGAGCTACGCGGGCGGATCCTCGGCGCGTTCGAGCAGGCCGAGCTGTCCGACGACCCCGAGGAACGACGCCGTCTCCTCACCTTCGTCGTGGTCGGCGCCGGACCCACCGGCGTGGAGTTGGCCGGCCAGATCGCCGAGCTGGCGCACCGCACGCTGGCCGGGGCGTTCCGGCGCATCGACCCGCGCGAGTCCCGCGTGATCCTCCTCGACGGTGCCCCCGCGGTGCTGCCGGTGTACGGGGGCAAGCTCAGCCGCAAGGCCGCCGAGCGTCTCGAGAAACTCGGCGTCGAGATCCAGCTCAACGCGATGGTGACCGATGTCGACGTGGACGGGCTCGTGGTCCGGCACAAGGACGGTTCCGAGACTCGCATCGAGTCCCAGTGCAAGGTGTGGTCGGCGGGCGTGCAGGCCAGCCCGCTGGGCCGCCAGTTGGGCGAGCAGTCCGGGGCCGAGGTGGACCGCGCGGGCCGGGTGCACGTGAACCCGGATCTCACCCTGCCCGGTTATCCGAACGTCTTCGTCATCGGCGACATGATGTCCCTCGACAAGTTGCCCGGCCTCGCCCAGGTCGCGATGCAGGGCGGCAAGTACGCCGCGAAGCAGATCAAGGCGAGTCTCGACGGCGCTTCGCCCGGCGACCGGCCGCCGTTCAAGTACTTCGACAAGGGCTCGATGGCGACGATCTCCCGGTACAGCGCGGTCGCCAAGGTCGGCAAACTCGAGATCACCGGCTTCATCGGCTGGGTCATGTGGTTGGTGATCCACCTGATGTACCTGATCGGTTTCCGCAGCCGGCTGTCGACGGTGATCTCGTGGACCGTCTCGTTCATCGGCCGCGGACGCGCGCAGATGGCGTCGACCGAACAGCAGGTGTTCGCGCGCAACGCGATCGACGAGCTGCAGGAGCAGAGTCGATCGCGTCACGCCGACCGATCACGCGAGGCCGGCTGA
- a CDS encoding PaaI family thioesterase, translated as MASDAERALGLADGADPAEVNAFLNKGFGEALGLEFTELTADRVRAQWKVTPALYQPWGIMHGGVHCAVIESVASIAASLWLGDRGHVVGVNNNTDFLRAARDGVLFAEATPVHRGRSQQLWLVTVTDEQERLVARGQVRLQNITETSSLGNK; from the coding sequence ATGGCGAGCGACGCAGAGCGCGCACTGGGACTGGCGGACGGAGCAGATCCGGCCGAGGTCAACGCGTTCCTCAACAAGGGTTTCGGGGAGGCGTTGGGCCTGGAGTTCACCGAACTGACCGCCGACCGCGTCCGCGCCCAGTGGAAGGTCACCCCCGCGCTGTACCAGCCGTGGGGGATCATGCACGGCGGCGTGCACTGCGCGGTGATCGAGTCCGTCGCCAGCATCGCCGCGAGCCTCTGGCTGGGGGACCGCGGTCACGTCGTCGGCGTGAACAACAACACCGATTTCCTCCGTGCCGCCCGGGACGGGGTCCTCTTCGCCGAAGCGACCCCGGTGCACCGGGGTCGCTCGCAGCAGCTCTGGCTCGTCACCGTCACCGACGAGCAGGAGCGCCTCGTCGCGCGCGGACAGGTGCGCCTGCAGAACATCACCGAGACGTCGTCGCTCGGCAACAAGTGA
- a CDS encoding helix-turn-helix transcriptional regulator, with translation MTVGVDPTALVGRDRELAELTDFVGRAATDGAAVLLTGDPGVGKTALLDATADLARTTSMRVIRGRGVEYETDISFAGLHELVAPLSREIDGLPSAVREVLEVALGLGIGPAPDRLAVLNAALVLFSEAAKEQPLLVVVDDLHSLDDASRSTLAFVARRLAGRRIGLLAAWRPETDGSFRPTGLTELVVAPLDDTDALRLLSTRFVHLPVRILQTVAREAQGNPLALLEFAGASSVSGPADLHGTGWTSGQGRDVRALYAARVERLPQRTRDLLLLAALEGSGDLVLLTAAGGPGTLDGLAPAERDHLLEVAENARTVRFRHPLVRSAVVDGATGEQRRSAHHRLADALIDHPERRGDHLARATTVPDEAVASVVETAAQSSLRRGDAAGAVARLRRAAQLSPDSGNRTRRFSRAAYIAAWVAGHLDTSHEIMREMHEDPPKALATSAAAAFLVLVTEGDADTAHALLLKLVEERVDPSELPRGELETALFTLTLASHYSGRDEHWRPLIDVVGPLPEDSPAAAVSVGRIHYAPGSVTDDMLRRLDDEIAHLKDQADADLIIRTALAASYLDRLSGCREAVSRVVRDDGAMGASMPGLMFVALDDLHSGRWQSSADAAAELVALCEKTGYHLFGQVGRYVAAMVEAQRGDLDACRAHCQDIWSWSAPRRLRRLENCAHQAAARAAIGATDFDTAFRHATAICPPGALPSFNPEALWTATDLVESALRTGRAVEARRHAEALCATGVERVSPRWALSAAAATAMTSEPDDMVRRFEEALALPGIERWPFEVGRAHLAYGEELRRRGRTREARVQLSAACARFERVGARPWEARAKAELRATGMARAPRGDAGTRLTPQELEVARLAATGLSNPQIASRLFLSPRTVSSHLYRLFPKLGITSRGALRDALDALPPDAPTTR, from the coding sequence GTGACGGTAGGTGTCGATCCGACCGCACTGGTAGGTAGAGACCGCGAACTTGCCGAGCTCACAGACTTCGTCGGTAGGGCGGCGACGGATGGCGCGGCCGTCCTACTCACCGGAGATCCGGGTGTGGGGAAGACCGCGCTCCTGGACGCAACCGCCGACCTTGCGCGTACGACGTCGATGCGGGTCATCCGGGGCCGCGGCGTCGAGTACGAAACGGACATCAGCTTCGCGGGTCTCCACGAGCTCGTGGCCCCACTCTCTCGTGAGATCGACGGTTTGCCCTCTGCCGTGAGGGAAGTCCTCGAGGTCGCGCTCGGTCTCGGCATCGGCCCCGCGCCCGACCGGCTCGCTGTACTGAACGCGGCGCTGGTGCTGTTCAGCGAGGCCGCGAAGGAACAACCCCTCCTCGTCGTCGTCGACGACCTCCACAGTCTCGACGACGCGAGCCGATCCACGTTGGCATTCGTCGCCAGGAGGCTCGCGGGCCGCCGAATCGGTCTTCTCGCAGCCTGGCGCCCCGAGACCGACGGCTCGTTCCGGCCGACCGGCCTCACCGAGCTCGTGGTCGCGCCTCTCGACGACACGGACGCACTGCGATTGCTCTCCACAAGGTTCGTTCATCTCCCTGTTCGAATACTGCAGACGGTGGCACGGGAGGCCCAAGGGAACCCACTCGCCCTGCTCGAGTTCGCCGGCGCCAGCAGCGTGTCCGGGCCCGCGGACCTCCATGGCACGGGTTGGACGAGCGGGCAGGGACGAGATGTCCGCGCTCTGTATGCGGCCCGCGTGGAGCGACTGCCGCAGAGAACCCGCGACCTGCTCCTGCTCGCGGCTCTCGAGGGCTCCGGCGACCTCGTTCTCCTCACCGCGGCCGGTGGTCCCGGCACACTGGACGGGCTGGCTCCGGCGGAACGTGACCACCTTCTCGAGGTCGCCGAAAATGCTCGCACCGTTCGCTTTCGGCACCCGCTGGTCAGGTCCGCCGTGGTCGACGGCGCAACCGGCGAGCAGCGGCGCAGCGCGCACCACCGCCTGGCCGATGCGCTGATCGACCACCCCGAACGCCGCGGTGACCACCTCGCGCGAGCCACGACGGTGCCCGACGAGGCGGTGGCCTCGGTCGTCGAGACTGCGGCGCAGAGCAGTCTGCGGCGCGGTGACGCCGCCGGCGCCGTCGCTCGTCTGCGGCGAGCCGCCCAACTGAGCCCCGACTCGGGGAACCGAACACGCCGCTTCTCCCGAGCGGCGTACATCGCCGCATGGGTGGCCGGCCATCTGGACACCTCGCACGAGATCATGCGCGAGATGCACGAGGATCCGCCGAAGGCACTGGCGACGTCCGCCGCGGCCGCCTTTCTGGTGCTCGTCACGGAGGGCGATGCAGATACCGCCCACGCGTTGTTGCTGAAGCTGGTCGAGGAACGCGTGGACCCGTCCGAACTGCCGCGTGGCGAGCTCGAGACTGCGCTCTTCACGCTGACCCTCGCCAGCCACTACTCGGGACGCGACGAGCATTGGCGGCCCCTGATCGACGTCGTCGGCCCGCTTCCCGAAGACTCGCCCGCGGCAGCGGTGTCCGTGGGGCGCATCCACTACGCCCCAGGGTCCGTCACCGACGACATGCTCCGTCGACTGGACGACGAGATCGCCCACCTGAAAGACCAGGCCGACGCCGACCTCATCATTCGCACTGCCCTGGCCGCTTCGTACCTCGACCGGCTCTCGGGCTGCCGCGAGGCTGTTTCTCGCGTCGTCCGCGATGACGGCGCGATGGGAGCGAGCATGCCCGGGCTCATGTTCGTCGCTCTGGACGACCTGCACAGCGGCCGATGGCAGTCATCGGCCGACGCTGCAGCCGAGCTCGTCGCGTTGTGTGAAAAGACCGGTTACCACCTGTTCGGTCAGGTCGGCCGGTACGTCGCGGCGATGGTCGAGGCCCAACGCGGCGACCTCGATGCGTGCCGTGCCCACTGTCAGGACATCTGGAGCTGGTCGGCGCCCAGGAGGCTGCGGCGGTTGGAGAATTGCGCTCACCAGGCTGCTGCCCGCGCGGCGATCGGCGCTACCGACTTCGACACGGCCTTCCGGCACGCCACGGCGATCTGCCCACCCGGCGCGTTGCCGAGCTTCAACCCCGAAGCACTGTGGACTGCAACGGATCTGGTCGAGTCGGCGCTACGGACGGGCCGCGCCGTGGAGGCGCGACGGCACGCCGAGGCGCTGTGCGCGACGGGTGTCGAGCGCGTGTCACCACGATGGGCGCTGAGCGCGGCGGCGGCCACCGCAATGACGTCGGAGCCCGACGACATGGTCCGACGGTTCGAGGAGGCGCTCGCACTGCCCGGCATCGAACGCTGGCCCTTCGAGGTCGGCCGCGCGCATCTGGCGTACGGCGAGGAATTGCGCAGACGAGGACGTACCCGTGAGGCGCGAGTGCAGCTGAGCGCTGCGTGTGCCCGATTCGAGCGGGTCGGGGCCCGGCCCTGGGAGGCCCGGGCGAAGGCAGAGCTCCGCGCAACGGGGATGGCGCGCGCTCCCCGCGGCGATGCCGGCACAAGGCTCACGCCTCAGGAGCTGGAGGTCGCCAGGCTCGCAGCGACGGGGCTGTCGAATCCGCAGATCGCCTCGCGGCTCTTCCTGTCGCCGCGGACCGTCTCGTCACATCTCTATCGGTTGTTTCCGAAGCTGGGGATCACCTCCCGCGGCGCGCTCCGAGACGCTCTCGACGCCCTGCCTCCCGACGCGCCGACCACTCGGTAA
- a CDS encoding putative quinol monooxygenase translates to MTATPDGYVTVIWEAHAKAGREADLKAFIAAAVTPSRNDPGNIDYEAHEIVDDAGTFIIYERWENRAVLDAHLSAPRMRELVPQMLELIDGSIEDGIRLLRPFRPSH, encoded by the coding sequence ATGACTGCCACGCCCGACGGGTACGTGACCGTGATCTGGGAAGCGCACGCGAAAGCCGGTCGAGAGGCCGACCTGAAGGCCTTCATCGCCGCGGCCGTCACACCCTCTCGGAACGACCCCGGCAACATCGACTACGAGGCGCACGAGATCGTCGACGACGCGGGCACGTTCATCATCTACGAACGTTGGGAGAACCGTGCGGTGCTCGACGCCCATCTGAGCGCACCGCGGATGCGGGAACTCGTCCCTCAGATGCTCGAACTGATCGACGGTTCCATCGAGGACGGCATCCGATTGCTGCGCCCGTTCCGGCCCTCCCACTAG